The Ostrinia nubilalis chromosome 17, ilOstNubi1.1, whole genome shotgun sequence genome contains a region encoding:
- the LOC135080084 gene encoding serine--tRNA ligase, cytoplasmic, whose translation MVLDLDLFRADKDGDPDKIRENQRKRFKDVGLVDTVVEQDLLWRRLRHEADNLNKLKNVCSKEIGLKMKSKEPVGPEDQPVPPEVAGNLSELTGDNLKPLTVNQIKKVRILIDEAITKNEQGLIAAEKARSNALREVGNHLHSSVPVDDDEDHNAVERTHGDCTVRNKYSHVDLICMIDGMDGERGAAVAGGRGYYLKGPAVFLEQALVQLSLRILLKKGYTPLYTPFFMRKEVMQEVAQLAQFDEELYKVVGKGSENKGDAAIEEKYLIATSEQPIAAYHRDEWLPESSLPIRYAGLSTCFRQEVGSHGRDTRGIFRVHQFEKVEQFVLTSPHDDASWKMMDEMIQNAEEFCQVLGIPYRVVNIVSGALNHAAAKKLDLEAWFPGSGAYRELVSCSNCLEYQARRLLVRYGQTKKMNAATEYVHMLNATMCATTRVICALLEVNQTEDGVKVPEALKPWMPEQYQELIPFVKPAPIDLEAAAAAKKGKKKEDKK comes from the exons ATGGTGCTCGATTTAGACTTATTCCGTGCCGACAAGGATGGTGACCCAGACAAAATCCGCGAAAACCAGCGCAAGAGATTCAAAGATGTGGGTCTGGTGGACACCGTGGTGGAACAAGACTTACTCTGGAGACGATTGCGCCACGAAGCAGACAACTTGAACAAGCTGAAGAATGTCTGCAGCAAAGAGATCGGTCTTAAAATGAAGAGCAAGGAGCCTGTTGGGCCGGAGGACCAGCCAGTGCCGCCTGAAGTCGCCGGTAACCTGAGCGAACTAACTGGCGATAATCTTAAACCTCTCACAGTGAACCAGATTAAAAAG GTGCGAATTTTGATAGATGAGGCGATTACAAAGAATGAGCAGGGTCTCATTGCGGCAGAGAAGGCTCGCTCCAACGCCCTGAGAGAGGTGGGCAACCACCTGCACTCCTCGGTGCCAGTAGACGACGATGAAGACCACAATGCAGTGGAGAGGACGCATGGTGACTGCACTGTGAGGAACAAATACTCTCATGTGGATCTGATTTGTATGATTGATG GTATGGATGGAGAAAGAGGTGCAGCAGTGGCTGGTGGCAGAGGTTACTACCTCAAGGGCCCAGCAGTGTTCCTAGAACAAGCTCTGGTTCAACTCTCTCTAAGGATACTGCTGAAAAAAGGATACACGCCACTGTACACTCCATTCTTCATGAGGAAAGAG gtgATGCAAGAAGTGGCCCAGCTAGCTCAATTTGATGAAGAACTGTACAAAGTGGTTGGCAAAGGATCTGAAAACAAGGGAGATGCGGCCATTGAAGAGAAGTACCTGATCGCTACCTCAGAGCAGCCTATTGCAGCTTACCACAGGGATGAGTGGCTACCAGAATCTTCCTTACCTATTAG gTATGCAGGTCTGTCCACGTGTTTCCGACAAGAAGTCGGTTCCCACGGTCGCGATACTCGCGGTATTTTCAGGGTACATCAATTTGAAAAG GTAGAACAGTTCGTGCTGACGTCTCCCCACGACGATGCCTCTTGGAAGATGATGGATGAGATGATCCAAAACGCCGAGGAGTTCTGCCAAGTCCTTGGCATCCCGTACCGTGTGGTGAACATCGTGTCAGGGGCTCTCAACCACGCCGCGGCCAAGAAGCTGGACTTGGAGGCTTGGTTCCCGGGCTCTGGTGCTTACCGTGAGCTAGTGTCGTGCAGCAACTGTTTGGAGTACCAGGCTAGGAGGCTGCTTGTTAG ATACGGCCAGACCAAGAAGATGAACGCGGCCACAGAATACGTGCACATGCTGAACGCTACCATGTGCGCCACCACGCGCGTCATCTGCGCGCTGCTCGAGGTCAACCAGACCGAGGACGGGGTCAAG